In Trifolium pratense cultivar HEN17-A07 linkage group LG7, ARS_RC_1.1, whole genome shotgun sequence, a genomic segment contains:
- the LOC123898190 gene encoding uncharacterized protein LOC123898190, which translates to MEEPLEDDTEDGYELDMSNAMEAIWTRFRSLDIVGKRALKSKVFELAYPASSSLCPPPEKIKTRGGVKNKNKGKAPKGYDVYRDPSYFEHVEREYGDSQGTSKRLCTQQSQTSQKELSQPSQKQQSQPSQKQLSQMSKKLTSQKYLGQFPDHMHPHIVDIADVLEDGNCGFRAVASLLGYTEEGWSIVRRELDEELRNNNNLYEKLFRQDLQVVRDSLVATRWFTIPAMGYLVANRYNVVLVTLGKPSKTFFPMMTSYSSSARFFCIGFVNGNHWVPVNMSKGFPLPEVTADWKKFCSHEAKSWMSNLNGRLQYWNLLNPPVKPLSGVMSVE; encoded by the exons ATGGAAGAACCATTGGAGGATGACACAGAGGATGGATATGAGTTGGACATGAGTAATGCAATGGAGGCCATATGGACTCGATTTCGGTCACTTGATATTGTTGGTAAAAGAGCGTTGAAGAGTAAAGTGTTTGAACTTGCTTATCCAGCCTCAAGTTCATTGTGTCCACcacctgaaaaaataaaaaccagagGAGGAGTGAAGAACAAAAATAAAGGCAAAGCACCAAAAGGTTATGATGTGTATCGTGATCCATCATACTTTGAACACGTTGAAAGAGAATATGGTGATTCACAAG GTACATCGAAGAGGTTGTGTACACAACAATCACAAACATCTCAGAAGGAACTATCTCAACCCTCTCAGAAGCAACAATCTCAACCATCTCAGAAACAACTATCTCAGATGTCTAAAAAACTGACATCTCAGAAATATTTGGGGCAATTTCCTGATCATATGCATCCACATATTGTTGACATTGCTGATGTGCTTGAAGATGGAAATTGTGGTTTTAGAGCTGTTGCATCTTTACTTGGTTACACAGAGGAAGGTTGGTCCATCGTCCGCCGGGAGTTAGATGAAGAGCTTAGAAATAATAACAATTTGTATGAGAAATTATTCAGACAAGATTTGCAGGTTGTGAGAGATTCGTTGGTAGCAACTAGATGGTTCACCATACCTGCTATGGGTTACTTGGTAGCAAATAGGTATAATGTCGTTCTCGTCACGTTGGGTAAACCTAGTAAGACTTTCTTTCCTATGATGACTTCATATTCCTCTTCAGCAAGGTTTTTTTGTATTGGTTTTGTCAATGGAAATCATTGGGTTCCGGTAAACATGTCAAAGGGGTTTCCGTTGCCCGAAGTTACAGCTGATTGGAAGAAATTTTGTTCACATGAAGCAAAGTCTTGGATGTCAAACTTAAACGGACGCCTACAATATTGGAACCTTCTAAATCCTCCGGTGAAACCTCTTAGTGGTGTTATGTctgttgaataa